The Stenotrophomonas sp. ASS1 genome segment CAGGCTCTGTTCGGAATCAGCGTGGAGACCGCGCGGATCGATCACCAGCGATTGTTGGCCGCGGTCCACCCGGATGACCGCAACCAGGTGATGGCCTGCGTCGAGATGGCTGCATTGGCGCGTGGCCCGATCGATGTCACCTTCCGCACCCGCTCGCCACAGGGCTGGCGATGGGTGCGCTCGCATGGGCGGCCGTTGTCCTGCGACGACAGCGACGTCGAGTGGAGCGGCTACTGGATCGACGTCAGTGAGGTGCAGTCACGTACCCGCGCGCTGGCCGAAGCGCGCCGCGAGGCCGAGCAGGCGGCACAGGCCAAGGCGCACTTCCTGGCAACGATGAGCCACGAGATCCGCACCCCGATGAGCACGCTGCTGGGCATGCTCGAACGGCTGGCGGGCAGCAGGCTGGAGCCGCGCCAGCAGCAGGTGCTGGCCACCGTCGATGATGCCGCGCGGATGCTGCGGCAGATCCTCGACGATGTACTGCACAGCCAACGCCTGGAGGGCGCACCACTGCAGCTGCGGCCCACCGACCTGGCGGCACTGGTGCGCGCGGTGCAGCAGCTGCTGATGCCGGTGGCCGCCAGCCGAGGCCTGCACCTGCAGGTGGTGCTTGATCCGGAGATGCAGCCGGGATCGCTGGCCGATGGCCTGCGCCTGCGCCAGATCCTGTTCAACCTGGCCGGCAACGCGTTGAAGTTCACCCGGCACGGCCACGTGGAACTGCAGGTGCAGGTACTGCAGCAACGCGACTGGGGCCAGCGACTGCGCCTGCAGGTAAGCGACAGCGGCGTGGGCATCAGCGAGGAGCGCCAGCAGGCGGTGTTCGCTGCCTATACCCAGGCGGAGCGCTCGACCACGCGGCGCTTCGGCGGCAGTGGGCTGGGCCTGGCGATCTGCCGTGAGCTGGCGATCTCGATGGGGGCGGAGCTGCAGCTGCGCAGCTCACCCGGGAAGGGCACCACGGTGTGGCTGGATCTGGACCTGGATGCCTGTGAGGCACCCGTGGCCGCGCCCGCGGCGGCGGGTGCGGACGAGCGACCATTGCCGGCGGCGCGCGTGCTGATGGCTGAAGACCATCCCACCAACCTGCATCTGCTGGAGCAGCACCTGTGTGCGCTCGGGCTGCAGGTCCACGCCTGTACCGATGGACGGTCGGCGCTTGAAGCATGGCAGGCGCAGCCGTTCGACCTGGTCATCACCGACTGCCACATGCCGGGCATGGATGGCTTCGCGCTGGCACGGGCGATCCGTGCCGATGCCTGCCCGGCGCGT includes the following:
- a CDS encoding ATP-binding protein, producing MNVAGFPAAIAVMASLLLPAAASATGCSTPLRIAWPSDRAPLSSSEQGEARGLGAAYLKLLGGQRPLQLLPVPATSVDRDELPAGTQALLGWPRSQLPAGWVVSTPYLQLPQVIVRREDAPPVLGLEDLRGRIVASPSRVPLQGLLAEQAAGAQLLPPAALDDALPLLGTGLIDAVVANLGDVEAALRRYQGDALLIAAPAGFDDALVLAATPACADVIAGFEQALSQLTDTERDQIRAAWLPDRPRNAPSSSPLRWLVPASLILLALALVHAFGYWRVHRESVRRRGVEQRLQEVTANLPAVVYQARRSAGGNYSFPQIAGDVQALFGISVETARIDHQRLLAAVHPDDRNQVMACVEMAALARGPIDVTFRTRSPQGWRWVRSHGRPLSCDDSDVEWSGYWIDVSEVQSRTRALAEARREAEQAAQAKAHFLATMSHEIRTPMSTLLGMLERLAGSRLEPRQQQVLATVDDAARMLRQILDDVLHSQRLEGAPLQLRPTDLAALVRAVQQLLMPVAASRGLHLQVVLDPEMQPGSLADGLRLRQILFNLAGNALKFTRHGHVELQVQVLQQRDWGQRLRLQVSDSGVGISEERQQAVFAAYTQAERSTTRRFGGSGLGLAICRELAISMGAELQLRSSPGKGTTVWLDLDLDACEAPVAAPAAAGADERPLPAARVLMAEDHPTNLHLLEQHLCALGLQVHACTDGRSALEAWQAQPFDLVITDCHMPGMDGFALARAIRADACPARAQVPIIALTASVMESTREACRAAGIDHFLAKPVEPHALRALLAALLVPDSVGQ